A single region of the Drosophila miranda strain MSH22 chromosome 2, D.miranda_PacBio2.1, whole genome shotgun sequence genome encodes:
- the LOC108154737 gene encoding UDP-N-acetylglucosamine transferase subunit ALG13 homolog, translated as MHLKTVYVTVGTTKFDALIKAVTSEAALEALQSRECRKLILQHGNSEPVPADVSRRISQQYGIQLEQYTFRPNIEDIKASDLIIGHAGAGTCMDILTNGKAGLIVVNDELMDNHQQELATQLASEQYLHYCKPSQLAVQLATLDFASLRAYESASENMLKFVNALDELMANRWSHSANK; from the coding sequence ATGCATTTAAAAACCGTTTATGTGACTGTTGGAACCACAAAATTTGATGCGCTCATTAAGGCCGTAACGTCAGAGGCGGCTCTGGAAGCCCTGCAATCCCGTGAGTGCCGCAAACTCATCCTGCAGCATGGCAATTCCGAGCCGGTGCCAGCGGATGTGTCTCGACGGATAAGCCAGCAATACGGCATCCAATTGGAGCAGTACACGTTTCGAcccaatattgaggatattaaGGCCTCCGATTTGATCATTGGCCATGCCGGTGCCGGCACCTGCATGGATATATTGACCAACGGCAAGGCTGGACTCATTGTGGTCAACGACGAGCTGATGGACAACCATCAGCAGGAATTGGCCACGCAGCTGGCCTCCGAGCAGTACCTCCACTATTGCAAACCCAGCCAGTTGGCCGTCCAACTGGCCACTCTGGATTTTGCGTCGCTCAGAGCCTACGAGTCGGCCAGCGAGAATATGCTGAAGTTTGTGAATGCCCTGGACGAGCTGATGGCCAATCGATGGTCACATTCCGCCAACAAATAG
- the LOC108154727 gene encoding aminopeptidase N — translation MVVKEMPLHENLSMENRSGSASAPTTTTTSFSRQGRHYSLSLTTAVLLSAFFLCTLLAVGLIVYNFATCDQLTSGEDIVCTSVHLRHKLRHGHSEGPPKYDRDVRLPRSIQPLKYNITLVPQLSGNFSFAGTVQIRIRVLEDCYNITMHAEELNISRSDAAVYRVLAKGELDKDTLRIHKQYLVGAKQFFVIELYDKLLKGAEYVVHLRFDGIIQDYLQGFYRSSYEVLNETRWVASTQFQATDARRAFPCFDEPALKANFTLHIARPRNMTTVSNMPIVSTNNHETIANYVWDHFAESLPMSTYLVAYAISDFTHISSGNISVWARADAIKSAEYALSVAPQILNFLQDFFNVTFPLPKIDMIALPEFQAGAMENWGLITFRETTMLYDPGVATANNKQRVASVVGHELAHQWFGNLVTPSWWSDIWLNEGFASYMEYITADAVAPEWKQLDQFVVNELQTVFQLDALSSSHKISHQVFNPQEISEIFDRISYAKGSAIIRMMAHFLTNPVFRRGLSKYLQEMAYNSATQDDLWRFLTNEAKSSGLLDHSTSVKEIMDTWTLQTGYPVVKISRHPNTNAIRLEQVRFVYTNTTKEDEGLLWWIPITFTTDTELNFANTRPTTWMPRTKQYELENRNLSTAKWFIFNIQQTGYYRVNYDLDNWRAVTEHLMDPKRFEEIAPANRAQLIDDVLNLARGSYLSYGTAMNLTRYLGHETGHVPWKAAITNFNFIDSMFVNSGDYDLLKNYLLKQLRKVYDEVGFKDSQRESEDILLLLKRSEILNMACHLGHQECISESNRHFQNWVQTPNPDANNPIGPNLRGVVYCSAIQYGTEYEWDFAFERYLKTSIPAEKELLLSALGCSKEPWLLYRYLRRGIAGQHIRKQDVFRVFAAVSNTVVGQQIAFDFLRNNWHEINTYMGSQISNIHTLLKFATKRMNSKFQLAEFEEFVKDAHWDYDRPIQQIVEQVETSVDWMNRNYKSIVEWLKLEAQET, via the exons ATGGTCGTCAAGGAGATGCCCCTGCACGAGAATCTCAGCATGGAGAATCGTTCTGGCAGTGCATCCGCTCCAACCACCACAACGACCAGCTTCTCGCGGCAGGGCCGACACTACAGCCTGTCCCTGACCACAGCCGTGCTATTGTCCGCCTTCTTTCTGTGCACCCTGCTGGCCGTGGGCCTTATTGTTTACAACTTTGCCACATGCGACCAACTGACGAGCGGCGAGGACATTGTCTGCACCAGTGTCCATCTGAGGCACAAGCTGCGCCACGGCCACAGCGAGGGACCGCCCAAGTACGATCGGGATGTGCGCCTGCCCCGCTCCATACAGCCGCTCAAGTACAACATCACACTGGTGCCGCAGCTGAGCGGCAACTTTAGCTTCGCCGGCACCGTGCAGATCCGCATACGAGTGCTTGAGGATTGCTACAACATCACCATGCACGCAGAGGAGCTGAATATCTCGCGCAGCGATGCAGCCGTCTACCGGGTGCTGGCCAAAGGGGAGCTCGACAAGGACACTCTGCGGATACACAAACAGTACCTGGTGGGGGCCAAGCAGTTCTTTGTGATCGAGCTGTACGACAAGCTGCTGAAGGGAGCGGAATATGTGGTGCATCTGCGCTTCGATGGGATCATTCAGGACTACCTGCAGGGATTCTATCGCAGCTCCTACGAGGTGCTCAATGAGACGAG GTGGGTCGCCTCCACACAGTTCCAGGCCACGGATGCCCGACGCGCCTTTCCCTGCTTCGATGAGCCGGCTCTGAAGGCAAACTTTACGCTGCACATTGCCCGGCCCCGTAACATGACCACTGTGTCCAATATGCCCATTGTGTCCACCAATAACCA cGAAACCATAGCCAACTATGTGTGGGATCATTTTGCCGAATCGCTGCCCATGTCCACGTATCTGGTGGCGTATGCCATATCCGACTTTACGCACATCTCCTCGGGCAACATCTCCGTGTGGGCACGGGCCGATGCCATTAAGTCAGCGGAATATGCCTTGAGCGTGGCTCCCCAGATACTAAATTTCCTGCAGGACTTCTTCAATGTCACGTTCCCATTGCCAAAGATCGACATGATCGCTCTGCCCGAGTTCCAGGCGGGGGCCATGGAGAACTGGGGATTGATTACCTTCCGCGAGACGACAATGCTGTACGATCCGGGTGTGGCAACGGCGAACAACAAGCAGCGTGTGGCCTCGGTGGTGGGTCACGAGTTGGCCCATCAGTGGTTCGGGAATCTGGTGACGCCTAGCTGGTGGTCGGACATCTGGTTGAACGAGGGTTTTGCCAGCTACATGGAGTACATTACGGCGGATGCCGTGGCACCGGAGTGGAAGCAGCTGGACCAGTTTGTTGTCAATGAACTGCAGACGGTGTTCCAGCTGGACGCACTTTCCTCATCGCACAAGATCTCCCATCAGGTGTTCAATccgcaggagatatccgaGATATTCGATCGCATATCCTATGCCAAGGGATCGGCCATAATACGAATGATGGCACACTTTCTGACCAATCCAGTGTTTCGCCGCGGACTCAGCAAGTATCTGCAGGAGAT GGCCTACAACTCAGCCACGCAGGACGATCTCTGGCGTTTCCTGACGAACGAGGCGAAATCCTCTGGTCTGCTGGATCACAGCACCAGTGTCAAGGAAATCATGGACACGTGGACGCTGCAGACGGGCTATCCGGTGGTGAAGATCTCGCGACATCCCAACACGAATGCCATTCGGCTCGAGCAAGTGCGTTTCGTCTACACCAACACCACAAAGGAGGATGAGGGCCTGCTCTGGTGGATACCCATCACCTTTACCACCGACACGGAATTGAATTTTGCCAACACCCGCCCCACCACTTGGATGCCCCGCACGAAGCAGTACGAGCTGGAGAATCGGAATCTTTCCACCGCCAAGTGGTTCATCTTCAACATCCAGCAGACGGGCTACTATCGCGTCAACTACGATTTGGACAACTGGCGAGCCGTCACCGAGCATCTAATGGATCCCAAGCGCTTTGAGGAGATTGCACCGGCCAATCGGGCCCAACTAATCGACGATGTACTGAATCTGGCACGTGGCTCGTACCTGTCTTATGGCACGGCCATGAATCTCACCCGCTACTTGGGCCACGAGACAGGCCATGTGCCGTGGAAGGCGGCAATCACGAATTTCAATTTTATAGATTCCATGTTTGTCAATTCTGGCGATTATGATCTGCTTAAG AACTACCTGTTGAAACAACTGCGAAAGGTCTATGATGAAGTGGGATTCAAGGATTCGCAGAGGGAAAGCGAGGATATACTGTTGCTGTTGAAACGTTCGGAAATTCTTAATATGGCCTGCCATTTGGGGCACCAGGAGTGCATCTCCGAGAGCAATAGGCATTTCCAAAACTGGGTGCAAACACCCAATCCCGATGCCAACAATCC AATTGGTCCCAATCTGCGGGGTGTTGTCTACTGTTCAGCCATACAATATGGCACCGAATACGAATGGGACTTTGCCTTCGAGCGGTATCTGAAAACCAGCATTCCGGCAGAGAAGGAGCTGCTGCTGAGTGCCCTTGGGTGCTCCAAGGAGCCCTGGCTGCTCTATCGCTATCTGCGTCGTGGCATTGCCGGCCAGCACATACGCAAACAGGATGTCTTTCGGGTCTTTGCTGCTGTTTCCAATACGGTGGTGGGCCAGCAGATAGCCTTTGATTTCCTACGCAATAACTGGCATGAGATCAATACCTA CATGGGATCGCAGATATCCAACATACACACATTGCTAAAGTTTGCCACGAAGCGCATGAATTCCAAGTTCCAGTTGGCCGAATTCGAGGAGTTTGTGAAGGATGCCCACTGGGACTACGACAGGCCCATCCAGCAGATCGTCGAACAGGTGGAGACCAGCGTGGACTGGATGAACCGCAACTACAAGTCGATTGTCGAGTGGCTGAAGCTCGAGGCCCAAGAAACGTAA
- the LOC108154733 gene encoding UDP-xylose and UDP-N-acetylglucosamine transporter isoform X1, translated as MQISPRCALAIGGVLVGCCSGGVFLELLVKLDPGIGNLVTAAQFAFIALEGLIFTSRLGQAQRNISLRDYALLVAMFFLTSVCNNYVFEFKVSMTLHMIIRGGSLISNMCLGTIILKKRYRLRQYISVVMISVGIFICTYFSSRDLPGHSIGQSGATDADVWRWLVGVTLLVLALFVSSYMGITQELLYRRHGKCAREALYYTHLLPLPAFLLMHDNIRTHWRLACEGETYTLPLLGVAVPLILLYLLGNVLTQHLCISSVYALTTECSSLTVTLIITLRKFISLVFSIVYFRNPFTIYHWLGSVMVFVGTLMFADVPRLPGSRRAEPLKRD; from the coding sequence ATGCAAATAAGTCCTCGGTGTGCATTGGCCATTGGCGGCGTTCTAGTGGGCTGCTGCAGTGGCGGAGTCTTTCTGGAGCTGTTGGTAAAACTCGATCCCGGCATTGGAAACCTCGTGACCGCGGCGCAGTTTGCATTTATAGCCTTGGAGGGGCTCATCTTTACATCCCGGCTGGGACAGGCTCAGCGTAACATCAGCCTGCGGGACTATGCCCTTCTGGTGGCCATGTTCTTTCTGACGAGTGTGTGCAATAACTATGTGTTCGAGTTCAAAGTGTCCATGACTCTGCACATGATCATACGTGGAGGCTCCCTCATATCCAACATGTGCTTGGGCACAATTATACTCAAGAAAAGGTATCGGTTGCGCCAGTACATATCGGTCGTCATGATTAGTGTGGGTATCTTCATTTGCACGTACTTCTCCAGCCGGGATTTGCCTGGCCACAGCATCGGGCAGAGCGGCGCCACCGATGCAGACGTATGGCGGTGGCTTGTGGGCGTGACGCTGCTGGTTCTGGCCCTTTTCGTCTCTTCGTACATGGGCATCACCCAGGAGCTGCTCTATCGGCGGCATGGAAAATGTGCCCGCGAAGCCCTCTACTACACCCACCTGTTGCCACTGCCCGCCTTCCTTTTAATGCACGACAACATACGGACCCACTGGCGGCTGGCCTGCGAGGGTGAGACGTACACACTGCCTCTGCTGGGCGTGGCGGTGCCACTGATTCTGCTCTATCTGCTGGGCAACGTTCTCACGCAGCACCTGTGCATTAGTTCTGTGTATGCTTTGACCACCGAGTGCAGCTCCCTCACCGTAACACTGATCATAACCCTGCGCAAGTTCATTTCCCTGGTATTTTCGATCGTTTACTTCCGCAACCCCTTTACGATCTACCACTGGCTGGGCTCCGTGATGGTCTTTGTGGGTACCCTTATGTTTGCCGATGTCCCAAGGCTGCCAGGAAGCCGGAGGGCTGAACCTTTGAAACGCGACTGA
- the LOC108154733 gene encoding UDP-xylose and UDP-N-acetylglucosamine transporter isoform X2 — MQISPRCALAIGGVLVGCCSGGVFLELLVKLDPGIGNLVTAAQFAFIALEGLIFTSRLGQAQRNISLRDYALLVAMFFLTSVCNNYVFEFKVSMTLHMIIRGGSLISNMCLGTIILKKSRDLPGHSIGQSGATDADVWRWLVGVTLLVLALFVSSYMGITQELLYRRHGKCAREALYYTHLLPLPAFLLMHDNIRTHWRLACEGETYTLPLLGVAVPLILLYLLGNVLTQHLCISSVYALTTECSSLTVTLIITLRKFISLVFSIVYFRNPFTIYHWLGSVMVFVGTLMFADVPRLPGSRRAEPLKRD; from the exons ATGCAAATAAGTCCTCGGTGTGCATTGGCCATTGGCGGCGTTCTAGTGGGCTGCTGCAGTGGCGGAGTCTTTCTGGAGCTGTTGGTAAAACTCGATCCCGGCATTGGAAACCTCGTGACCGCGGCGCAGTTTGCATTTATAGCCTTGGAGGGGCTCATCTTTACATCCCGGCTGGGACAGGCTCAGCGTAACATCAGCCTGCGGGACTATGCCCTTCTGGTGGCCATGTTCTTTCTGACGAGTGTGTGCAATAACTATGTGTTCGAGTTCAAAGTGTCCATGACTCTGCACATGATCATACGTGGAGGCTCCCTCATATCCAACATGTGCTTGGGCACAATTATACTCAAGAAAAG CCGGGATTTGCCTGGCCACAGCATCGGGCAGAGCGGCGCCACCGATGCAGACGTATGGCGGTGGCTTGTGGGCGTGACGCTGCTGGTTCTGGCCCTTTTCGTCTCTTCGTACATGGGCATCACCCAGGAGCTGCTCTATCGGCGGCATGGAAAATGTGCCCGCGAAGCCCTCTACTACACCCACCTGTTGCCACTGCCCGCCTTCCTTTTAATGCACGACAACATACGGACCCACTGGCGGCTGGCCTGCGAGGGTGAGACGTACACACTGCCTCTGCTGGGCGTGGCGGTGCCACTGATTCTGCTCTATCTGCTGGGCAACGTTCTCACGCAGCACCTGTGCATTAGTTCTGTGTATGCTTTGACCACCGAGTGCAGCTCCCTCACCGTAACACTGATCATAACCCTGCGCAAGTTCATTTCCCTGGTATTTTCGATCGTTTACTTCCGCAACCCCTTTACGATCTACCACTGGCTGGGCTCCGTGATGGTCTTTGTGGGTACCCTTATGTTTGCCGATGTCCCAAGGCTGCCAGGAAGCCGGAGGGCTGAACCTTTGAAACGCGACTGA
- the LOC108154734 gene encoding uncharacterized protein LOC108154734, which produces MSVPVTARCSWTQTAGKELSKLVPTLLSDDDVFVKPDLDDVVNENLAVLFSNNDVPPPPCELHFEIVPRFKIAALTLVCSAPKVELFLGPLQEYYETIYGICLEEDDDELPIRPYRYDMEIDRSGIAVINLKLLTSANEICVYGAILHVAPNPNGITTQLQRPVDLQKVQELLQKDGTGDRKSKAEKRGEKLQQFMSLMKGCTTPAETPSTVKAEDLGEKPPPELMSLIKGCTTHAETPPQSVASDLSSLQSHIDRKFEQLEQLVTKRLEAFEVQQTDKLNQIIELLQSRN; this is translated from the exons ATGTCCGTCCCGGTAACTGCCCGTTGCAGCTGGACCCAGACCGCTGGAAAAGAGCTGTCCAAATTGGTGCCCACACTCCTGTCCGATGACGATGTGTTTGTAAA GCCCGACCTAGATGACGTGGTCAATGAGAATCTCGCTGTCCTGTTTTCCAACAATGATGTGCCGCCACCGCCCTGCGAGCTGCATTTTGAAATAGTTCCTCGTTTCAAAATCGCCGCCCTCACGCTCGTCTGCAGCGCGCCCAAGGTGGAACTATTTTTAGGCCCATTGCAGGAGTACTACGAAACTATCTATGGCATTTGCCTCGAGGAAGATGACGACGAACTGCCGATACGCCCCTATCGCTATGATATGGAAATTGATCGCTCCGGCATTGCGGTTATAAATCTCAAATTGCTGACATCGGCCAACGAAATCTGCGTTTATGGAGCCATCCTGCATGTAGCGCCGAATCCGAATGGCATTACCACACAGCTGCAGCGACCTGTGGACTTGCAAAAAGTCCAGGAACTGCTCCAAAAAGATGGCACTGGCGATAGAAAATCCAAGGCAGAAAAGCGCGGAGAGAAGCTGCAGCAGTTTATGTCCCTCATGAAGGGCTGTACGACGCCGGCGGAGACGCCATCTACAGTCAAAGCGGAGGATCTCGGGGAGAAACCGCCGCCGGAGCTTATGTCCCTGATAAAGGGTTGCACCACGCATGCCGAGACGCCACCCCAGAGTGTAGCTTCAGATTTATCCAGCCTCCAGTCGCACATTGACAGGAAATTCGAGCAGCTAGAGCAACTGGTGACGAAAAGACTGGAAGCGTTTGAGGTTCAGCAAACGGATAAATTGAACCAAATTATTGAACTACTGCAAAGTAGGAACTGA
- the LOC108154736 gene encoding phosphoglycerate mutase 1: MGGKYKIVMVRHGESEWNQKNQFCGWYDANLSDKGKEEAQAAGKAVKDAGLEFDVAHTSVLTRAQVTLASILQASGHKEIPIQKTWRLNERHYGGLTGLNKAETAAKYGEAQVQIWRRSFDTPPPPMEPGHAYYDNIVKDPRYADGPKPEEFPQFESLKLTIERTLPYWNEVIIPQMKEGKRILIAAHGNSLRGIVKHLDNLSEDAIMALNLPTGIPFVYELDENFKPVVSMQFLGDEETVKKAIEAVAAQGKAK, translated from the exons ATGGGTGGAAAGTACAAGATTGTGATGGTCCGCCACGGCGAGTCCGAATGGAACCAGAAGAATCAGTTCTGCGGCTGGTACGATGCCAATCTGAGCGACAAGG GCAAGGAGGAGGCTCAGGCCGCGGGCAAGGCCGTGAAGGACGCTGGTCTGGAGTTCGATGTGGCCCACACTTCGGTGCTGACTCGCGCTCAGGTTACCCTGGCAAGCATTCTGCAGGCCAGCGGCCACAAGGAGATCCCCATCCAGAAGACCTGGCGTCTGAATGAGCGTCACTACGGTGGACTCACTGGCCTGAACAAGGCGGAGACTGCCGCCAAGTACGGTGAGGCTCAGGTGCAGATCTGGCGCCGCAGCTTCGACACACCGCCACCACCAATGGAGCCCGGACACGCCTACTACGACAACATTGTCAAGGATCCCCGCTACGCTGATGGGCCCAAGCCCGAGGAGTTCCCCCAGTTTGAGTCGCTCAAACTGACCATCGAACGCACACTGCCATACTGGAACGAAGTGATCATTCCCCAGATGAAGGAGGGCAAGCGCATCCTGATCGCAGCGCACGGCAACAGTCTGCGTGGCATCGTCAAGCATTTAGATA ATCTGTCTGAGGACGCCATCATGGCCCTGAACTTGCCCACTGGCATACCATTCGTCTATGAGCTGGACGAGAACTTCAAGCCAGTGGTGTCCATGCAGTTCCTCGGCGATGAGGAGACCGTCAAGAAGGCCATCGAGGCTGTCGCTGCCCAGGGCAAGGCCAAGTAA
- the LOC108154732 gene encoding eukaryotic translation initiation factor 2D translates to MFLKPYRPKSSAALKGSESKKFRQRLELAFPNISVDQLVPAKAAVTHVKILTHGGVQSIVYCVDKQPMFFELDGGQLVPTLYAMWIIPSILPYYTTHEGVLPKLTNGADLMLPGVVPLGVGLSMYGHYKKGQLMAVNLTNNKSAVGVGQLARSSDDLYMCGGHGVAVKMLHLFGDKLWAHEPSLVQQIPLVRTKALSTDDFPALGAEAKREKTPKAEVSEAPAAPDTFASVTQATDGEELESGTALLSLAEEDDHDPADTAPAAESNEVPPEYILRNAFLSALKNNGKKLPLPLLTSNFYRLYVVNEAAEQIDLKKTRYKKLSNFLADMVDQGFIVVREESKGVDKIISVDLEHPELVNFITDVKANEANGAASETPLFHSELKEMYIVSDVTAAFFTKMNFKRGEGIPVGQVKKIVREYVAKHGLQDVKTKLVRPDETLLELYGNREGTLSEVCSLITSKMEHSYQMCSGKDTSGKPMIQMSLATRSGNKKVTLVSNIEAYGIILAEFIKLCKQGAAASTSIVKLPHQKLEQLQIQGNQVRFVYTLLTETYKVPPKCILGLELAKDGKKNKKK, encoded by the exons ATGTTTCTAAAGCCATACAGACCCAAGAGCAGTGCGGCCCTAAAGGGTTCGGAGAGCAAGAAGTTCCGACAGCGCCTGGAGTTGGCTTTTCCCAATATTTCCGTGGATCAGCTGGTGCCGGCAAAGGCTGCTGTCACGCACGTAAAGATTCTCACCCATGGCGGTGTCCAGAGCATTGTCTACTGCGTGGACAAGCAGCCCATGTTCTTTGAGCTGGATGGCGGACAGCTAGTGCCCACATTATACGCAATGTGGATCATACCCAGCATTTTGCCTTATTACACGACACACGAAGGCGTCCTGCCAAAACTCACCAATGGCGCCGACCTGATGCTGCCGGGAGTGGTTCCACTGGGCGTTGGATTGAGCATGTACGGACACTACAAGAAGGGGCAGTTGA TGGCCGTAAATCTAACCAACAACAAGTCGGCGGTGGGTGTGGGACAGTTGGCCCGTTCCAGTGATGACTTGTACATGTGCGGTGGCCATGGAGTGGCCGTCAAAATGTTGCACTTATTCGGCGACAAACTCTGGGCCCATGAACCCAGTCTGGTGCAACAAATACCGCTGGTGAGGACCAAAGCCCTGTCGACCGATGATTTTCCTGCCCTCGGCGCTGAGGCGAAACGAGAGAAGACACCAAAGGCCGAAGTTTCGGAGGCGCCTGCAGCACCAGATACCTTTGCATCTGTGACACAGGCAACGGACGGAGAGGAGCTAGAGTCCGGCACCGCTTTATTGTCTCTGGCTGAGGAAGATGACCACGATCCCGCGGACACAGCGCCGGCAGCAGAATCAAATGAAGTGCCGCCCGAGTATATACTAAGAAACGCCTTTCTGTCTGCACTGAAGAACAATGGAAAGAAattgccactgcccctgctgACCAGCAACTTTTACCGACTCTACGTGGTGAACGAGGCGGCCGAGCAGATCGATCTGAAGAAGACGCGCTACAAGAAACTGTCCAATTTCCTGGCCGATATGGTTGACCAGGGCTTCATTGTTGTGCGAGAGGAGAGCAAAGGCGTGGATAAGATTATTTCGGTGGATCTGGAGCACCCCGAGCTGGTCAATTTCATAACAGACGTGAAAGCAAACGAAGCGAACGGAGCTGCGTCCGAGACGCCCCTGTTTCACTCGGAACTGAAGGAAATGTACATAGTGTCGGATGTCACGGCGGCCTTCTTCACGAAAATGAACTTCAAACGCGGCGAGGGCATCCCTGTGGGTCAGGTCAAAAAGATTGTGCGCGAGTATGTGGCCAAGCACGGACTGCAGGATGTGAAAACCAAGCTGGTGCGCCCGGATGAGACACTGCTGGAGCTGTATGGCAATCGGGAGGGCACGCTCAGCGAGGTCTGCTCCCTCATAACCAGCAAAATGGAGCACTCATATCAGATGTGTAGCGGCAAGGACACGAGTGGCAAGCCCATGATACAGATGTCGCTGGCCACGCGCTCCGGCAACAAGAAGGTGACGCTGGTGAGCAACATCGAGGCCTACGGCATCATCCTGGCCGAATTCATAAAACTGTGCAAGCAGGGAGCCGCTGCCAGCACCAGTATTGTCAAGTTGCCGCATCAGAAGCTCGAGCAGCTGCAGATCCAGGGCAACCAGGTGCGTTTTGTGTACACGCTACTCACGGAAACATACAAGGTGCCTCCCAAGTGCATATTGGGTCTGGAGCTGGCGAAAGATGGCAAAAAGAACAAGAAGAAGTGA
- the LOC108154735 gene encoding histone RNA hairpin-binding protein isoform X2, whose protein sequence is MLCEDQLMSVDNTPIKGSVSLNSSASSISIDVKPIRQSWAQEVRAELGHSDEASTSLNSSAGSSNADHGQVIVKKEATEVKLELEVGGNRGMAFEFLDDVNETPPTNENSRSNSPNSSLSSGNGDANPKSKQSKFKGHKEEKRVRHNSYTSSTSSSSSFTEADPAVLSRRQKQIDYGKNTAAYERYTEMVPKATRSREDPRTPNKYGKYSRRAFDGLVKIWRKSLHFYDPPTQRRGDGDSNSDSDSD, encoded by the exons ATGCTCTGTGAAGATCAACTGATGTCGGTGGACAACACACCAATCAAGGGCTCCGTCAGCCTGAATTCCTCAGCGTCCTCCATTTCCATAGATGTGAAGCCCATTCGGCAGAGCTGGGCCCAGGAGGTCCGTGCAGAGCTGGGGCACAGTGACGAG GCATCCACTTCGCTGAACAGCAGCGCTGGCAGTAGCAATGCCGACCATGGCCAGGTAATTGTGAAGAAGGAAGCGACAGAGGTAAAGCTGGAGCTTGAGGTTGGAGGTAACCGTGGGATGGCATTCGAGTTTCTGGATGATGTAAATGAG ACGCCTCCGACGAATGAAAACAGTCGCTCCAACAGCCCGAACAGCAGCTTGTCATCCGGCAATGGTGATGCCAATCCCAAAAGCAAGCAAAGCAAGTTCAAGGGGCACAAGGAGGAAAAACGCGTGCGCCACAACAGCTATACATCGTCGACGTCATCATCCTCTTCGTTCACCGAGGCTGATCCAGCCGTATTGTCGCGTCGTCAGAAGCAGATCGATTACGGAAAAAACACGGCCGCCTATGAGCGGTACACTGAAATGGTGCCAAAGGCCACACGTTCGCGTGAGGATCCTCGCACGCCAAACAAATATGGAAAGTACAGCCGCCGCGCGTTCGATGGCCTGGTCAAGATTTGGCGCAAGAGTTTGCATTTTTATGATCCGCCTACCCAACGCCGCGGCGATGGCGATTCCAATTCCGACTCTGATTCAGATTAG
- the LOC108154735 gene encoding histone RNA hairpin-binding protein isoform X1 yields the protein MLCEDQLMSVDNTPIKGSVSLNSSASSISIDVKPIRQSWAQEVRAELGHSDEASTSLNSSAGSSNADHGQVIVKKEATEVKLELEVGGNRGMAFEFLDDVNEVKFDRLLKEEKLKTPYKRRHSQTPPTNENSRSNSPNSSLSSGNGDANPKSKQSKFKGHKEEKRVRHNSYTSSTSSSSSFTEADPAVLSRRQKQIDYGKNTAAYERYTEMVPKATRSREDPRTPNKYGKYSRRAFDGLVKIWRKSLHFYDPPTQRRGDGDSNSDSDSD from the exons ATGCTCTGTGAAGATCAACTGATGTCGGTGGACAACACACCAATCAAGGGCTCCGTCAGCCTGAATTCCTCAGCGTCCTCCATTTCCATAGATGTGAAGCCCATTCGGCAGAGCTGGGCCCAGGAGGTCCGTGCAGAGCTGGGGCACAGTGACGAG GCATCCACTTCGCTGAACAGCAGCGCTGGCAGTAGCAATGCCGACCATGGCCAGGTAATTGTGAAGAAGGAAGCGACAGAGGTAAAGCTGGAGCTTGAGGTTGGAGGTAACCGTGGGATGGCATTCGAGTTTCTGGATGATGTAAATGAGGTAAAATTTGACCGTCTGCTTAAGGAGGAAAAACTAAAGACCCCCTACAAACGACGCCACTCGCAGACGCCTCCGACGAATGAAAACAGTCGCTCCAACAGCCCGAACAGCAGCTTGTCATCCGGCAATGGTGATGCCAATCCCAAAAGCAAGCAAAGCAAGTTCAAGGGGCACAAGGAGGAAAAACGCGTGCGCCACAACAGCTATACATCGTCGACGTCATCATCCTCTTCGTTCACCGAGGCTGATCCAGCCGTATTGTCGCGTCGTCAGAAGCAGATCGATTACGGAAAAAACACGGCCGCCTATGAGCGGTACACTGAAATGGTGCCAAAGGCCACACGTTCGCGTGAGGATCCTCGCACGCCAAACAAATATGGAAAGTACAGCCGCCGCGCGTTCGATGGCCTGGTCAAGATTTGGCGCAAGAGTTTGCATTTTTATGATCCGCCTACCCAACGCCGCGGCGATGGCGATTCCAATTCCGACTCTGATTCAGATTAG